In Littorina saxatilis isolate snail1 linkage group LG8, US_GU_Lsax_2.0, whole genome shotgun sequence, a single genomic region encodes these proteins:
- the LOC138972404 gene encoding very low-density lipoprotein receptor-like isoform X3, with protein MTRHLLIYCLCSLCSWSVNCQVQPLCAGDQWTCTNNSCVKLGQRCDGVNDCNDGSDEQNCAQWRCQSNKWRCNNNICIYFDFRCNGKDDCGDNSDEINCDQWRCPPSTWKCNSSSNCVWFDFRCNDRRDCSDGSDEHNCAQWQCPANTWGCGNSSRCIWRDRRCNGARDCSDGIDEDNCQLWTCPVGTWRCSNNRCISTILRCDGHNQCGDGSDELYCDQWTCPDGYWQCSNRQCTQSEGRCDEHRFGDLDCRDGSDEDNCAQPAEATDSYALPLIIGCVLGAVCLLLLIGILILIWKRRHQAGSKQNTSEDQIPPLAPGQDQEGTPPNGPVADEDLEYANASINIGNNVYDGLNRENQDEENTYTELNTP; from the exons ATGACACGTCATCTGCTGATATATTGTTTATGTTCACTGTGCTCATGGTCAGTGAACTGCCAAG TTCAACCATTGTGTGCTGGCGACCAATGGACCTGCACAAACAACAGCTGTGTCAAGCTTGGCCAGCGCTGTGACGGAGTCAACGACTGCAACGATGGAAGCGATGAGCAAAACTGTG CCCAATGGAGGTGCCAATCCAACAAATGGAGatgcaacaacaacatatgCATCTACTTTGATTTTCGCTGTAATGGAAAAGATGACTGTGGTGACAACAGTGACGAGATAAATTGTG ATCAGTGGAGATGTCCTCCAAGCACATGGAAAtgtaacagcagcagcaactgtgtttggtttgactttcgtTGTAACGATCGGAGAGACTGTAGCGACGGAAGCGATGAACAcaactgtg CGCAGTGGCAATGCCCCGCCAATACATGGGGATGTGGGAATAGCAGCCGCTGCATCTGGAGAGACAGACGCTGCAATGGAGCCAGAGACTGCAGTGACGGCATTGATGAGGACAACTGTC AATTATGGACGTGTCCAGTTGGCACATGGAGATGCAGCAACAACCGGTGTATTTCAACAATACTTCGCTGTGACGGTCACAACCAGTGTGGCGATGGGAGCGATGAACTATACTGTG ACCAGTGGACGTGTCCCGATGGCTACTGGCAGTGCAGCAACAGGCAGTGTACGCAGTCAGAGGGGCGGTGTGACGAACACAGATTCGGGGACCTGGACTGTCGTGACGGCAGTGATGAGGACAACTGTG CACAACCCGCTGAGGCTACTGACAGCTACGCGTTGCCGCTGATCATCGGATGTGTCCTTGGTGCCGTTTGCTTGCTCCTTCTCATTGGCATCCTCATTTTGATTTGGAAAc GTCGTCACCAAGCTGGAAGCAAGCAAAATACCAGCGAGGATCAAATACCTCCCCTTGCCCCTGGACAGGATCAGGAAGGGACACCACCCAACGGCCCTGTTGCTGATGAGGATTTGGAATATGCTAATGCGTCCATTAACATAGGAAACAATGTCTACGATGGGCTCAATAGAGAAAATCAGGATGAAGAGAACACCTACACAGAACTGAACACGCCATGA
- the LOC138972404 gene encoding very low-density lipoprotein receptor-like isoform X2 — MTRHLLIYCLCSLCSWSVNCQVQPLCAGDQWTCTNNSCVKLGQRCDGVNDCNDGSDEQNCAQWRCQSNKWRCNNNICIYFDFRCNGKDDCGDNSDEINCDQWRCPPSTWKCNSSSNCVWFDFRCNDRRDCSDGSDEHNCAQWQCPANTWGCGNSSRCIWRDRRCNGARDCSDGIDEDNCQLWTCPVGTWRCSNNRCISTILRCDGHNQCGDGSDELYCDQWTCPDGYWQCSNRQCTQSEGRCDEHRFGDLDCRDGSDEDNCELTSESLSTFTLMTTLSSSSTSAQPAEATDSYALPLIIGCVLGAVCLLLLIGILILIWKRRHQAGSKQNTSEDQIPPLAPGQDQEGTPPNGPVADEDLEYANASINIGNNVYDGLNRENQDEENTYTELNTP; from the exons ATGACACGTCATCTGCTGATATATTGTTTATGTTCACTGTGCTCATGGTCAGTGAACTGCCAAG TTCAACCATTGTGTGCTGGCGACCAATGGACCTGCACAAACAACAGCTGTGTCAAGCTTGGCCAGCGCTGTGACGGAGTCAACGACTGCAACGATGGAAGCGATGAGCAAAACTGTG CCCAATGGAGGTGCCAATCCAACAAATGGAGatgcaacaacaacatatgCATCTACTTTGATTTTCGCTGTAATGGAAAAGATGACTGTGGTGACAACAGTGACGAGATAAATTGTG ATCAGTGGAGATGTCCTCCAAGCACATGGAAAtgtaacagcagcagcaactgtgtttggtttgactttcgtTGTAACGATCGGAGAGACTGTAGCGACGGAAGCGATGAACAcaactgtg CGCAGTGGCAATGCCCCGCCAATACATGGGGATGTGGGAATAGCAGCCGCTGCATCTGGAGAGACAGACGCTGCAATGGAGCCAGAGACTGCAGTGACGGCATTGATGAGGACAACTGTC AATTATGGACGTGTCCAGTTGGCACATGGAGATGCAGCAACAACCGGTGTATTTCAACAATACTTCGCTGTGACGGTCACAACCAGTGTGGCGATGGGAGCGATGAACTATACTGTG ACCAGTGGACGTGTCCCGATGGCTACTGGCAGTGCAGCAACAGGCAGTGTACGCAGTCAGAGGGGCGGTGTGACGAACACAGATTCGGGGACCTGGACTGTCGTGACGGCAGTGATGAGGACAACTGTG AACTGACGTCAGAGAGTCTGTCAACATTCACATTGATGACAACATTAAGCTCCAGCAGCACAAGCG CACAACCCGCTGAGGCTACTGACAGCTACGCGTTGCCGCTGATCATCGGATGTGTCCTTGGTGCCGTTTGCTTGCTCCTTCTCATTGGCATCCTCATTTTGATTTGGAAAc GTCGTCACCAAGCTGGAAGCAAGCAAAATACCAGCGAGGATCAAATACCTCCCCTTGCCCCTGGACAGGATCAGGAAGGGACACCACCCAACGGCCCTGTTGCTGATGAGGATTTGGAATATGCTAATGCGTCCATTAACATAGGAAACAATGTCTACGATGGGCTCAATAGAGAAAATCAGGATGAAGAGAACACCTACACAGAACTGAACACGCCATGA
- the LOC138972404 gene encoding very low-density lipoprotein receptor-like isoform X1 codes for MTRHLLIYCLCSLCSWSVNCQVQPLCAGDQWTCTNNSCVKLGQRCDGVNDCNDGSDEQNCAQWRCQSNKWRCNNNICIYFDFRCNGKDDCGDNSDEINCDQWRCPPSTWKCNSSSNCVWFDFRCNDRRDCSDGSDEHNCAQWQCPANTWGCGNSSRCIWRDRRCNGARDCSDGIDEDNCQLWTCPVGTWRCSNNRCISTILRCDGHNQCGDGSDELYCDQWTCPDGYWQCSNRQCTQSEGRCDEHRFGDLDCRDGSDEDNCELTSESLSTFTLMTTLSSSSTSGESAQPAEATDSYALPLIIGCVLGAVCLLLLIGILILIWKRRHQAGSKQNTSEDQIPPLAPGQDQEGTPPNGPVADEDLEYANASINIGNNVYDGLNRENQDEENTYTELNTP; via the exons ATGACACGTCATCTGCTGATATATTGTTTATGTTCACTGTGCTCATGGTCAGTGAACTGCCAAG TTCAACCATTGTGTGCTGGCGACCAATGGACCTGCACAAACAACAGCTGTGTCAAGCTTGGCCAGCGCTGTGACGGAGTCAACGACTGCAACGATGGAAGCGATGAGCAAAACTGTG CCCAATGGAGGTGCCAATCCAACAAATGGAGatgcaacaacaacatatgCATCTACTTTGATTTTCGCTGTAATGGAAAAGATGACTGTGGTGACAACAGTGACGAGATAAATTGTG ATCAGTGGAGATGTCCTCCAAGCACATGGAAAtgtaacagcagcagcaactgtgtttggtttgactttcgtTGTAACGATCGGAGAGACTGTAGCGACGGAAGCGATGAACAcaactgtg CGCAGTGGCAATGCCCCGCCAATACATGGGGATGTGGGAATAGCAGCCGCTGCATCTGGAGAGACAGACGCTGCAATGGAGCCAGAGACTGCAGTGACGGCATTGATGAGGACAACTGTC AATTATGGACGTGTCCAGTTGGCACATGGAGATGCAGCAACAACCGGTGTATTTCAACAATACTTCGCTGTGACGGTCACAACCAGTGTGGCGATGGGAGCGATGAACTATACTGTG ACCAGTGGACGTGTCCCGATGGCTACTGGCAGTGCAGCAACAGGCAGTGTACGCAGTCAGAGGGGCGGTGTGACGAACACAGATTCGGGGACCTGGACTGTCGTGACGGCAGTGATGAGGACAACTGTG AACTGACGTCAGAGAGTCTGTCAACATTCACATTGATGACAACATTAAGCTCCAGCAGCACAAGCGGTGAGTCTG CACAACCCGCTGAGGCTACTGACAGCTACGCGTTGCCGCTGATCATCGGATGTGTCCTTGGTGCCGTTTGCTTGCTCCTTCTCATTGGCATCCTCATTTTGATTTGGAAAc GTCGTCACCAAGCTGGAAGCAAGCAAAATACCAGCGAGGATCAAATACCTCCCCTTGCCCCTGGACAGGATCAGGAAGGGACACCACCCAACGGCCCTGTTGCTGATGAGGATTTGGAATATGCTAATGCGTCCATTAACATAGGAAACAATGTCTACGATGGGCTCAATAGAGAAAATCAGGATGAAGAGAACACCTACACAGAACTGAACACGCCATGA